Proteins from a single region of Lampris incognitus isolate fLamInc1 chromosome 16, fLamInc1.hap2, whole genome shotgun sequence:
- the LOC130126766 gene encoding uncharacterized protein LOC130126766: protein MCALRVWRVLCTLCYVGASVFVNGVALEQNCTDDYDNEIPQDYLTEESPVTPCQAVDLSRWDKLFINLEDAHMRQNILLESVERCCGGAASFRAQVEKLAKEACRQRLPSLDSACHTQLEQVSLRLQRGLAELRVEGAERERRMNSTLHQLLHAAREQSAELKRPEESGAHGAEAMGGGRSAGAGQSGAGPITPRPGGSGAGLGLGVKPFTPGLKEQKVASSLDLAKLERSLVAIATQLQKMQLQLSRLVERVG, encoded by the exons ATGTGTGCGCTCAGGGTCTGGCGAGTGCTGTGCACGCTCTGCTATGTGGGTGCATCGGTGTTTGTGAACGGGGTCGCTCTGGAGCAGAACTGCACAGACGACTATGACAACGAGATCCCTCAGGACTATCTGACAG AGGAGTCACCGGTGACCCCGTGCCAGGCTGTGGATCTTTCCCGCTGGGACAAACTGTTCATCAACCTGGAGGACGCCCACATGAGGCAGAACATTCTGCTGGAGTCTGTGGAGCGGTGCTGCGGGGGGGCGGCTTCTTTCCGAGCCCAGGTGGAGAAGCTGGCCAAGGAGGCCTGCCGGCAGCGCCTGCCCAGCCTCGACTCCGCCTGCCACACGCAACTGGAGCAGGTGAGCCTCAGGCTGCAGCGAGGCCTGGCAGAGCTCAGGGTggagggagcggagagagagaggaggatgaacTCCACCTTGCACCAGCTCCTGCACGCCGCTCGTGAGCAGAGCGCAGAGTTAAAGAGGCCGGAGGAAAGTGGAGCTCACGGAGCAGAGGCCATGGGAGGGGGCAGGTCAGCCGGAGCAGGGCAGAGCGGGGCCGGACCGATAACACCCAGGCCCGGGGGGTCGGGAGCGGGGCTCGGCTTAGGAGTGAAGCCTTTTACGCCTGGTTTGAAGGAGCAGAAAGTGGCGTCATCGCTGGACTTGGCCAAACTGGAGCGATCCCTGGTTGCTATTGCAACGCAGCTGCAGAAGATGCAGCTGCAGCTGAGCCGACTCGTGGAGCGTGTGGGATGA
- the slc35g2a gene encoding solute carrier family 35 member G2a, with protein MESTHLLGGSKKRVKIHPHTVTAKYATQTSYSPQPGIHTHFPQPGDDGYDDAPSFEDFGSFLEETSDRKKLTENKGWPRTLFGSRDKDKDMPLKAQALGGGEESEGGPSGTKGPGKGVGQQLASFGEASVSASRLTWVGLIGAALAHGCLIVLTRLASEQFSLGPLFLLLVRSIVQLLSVAVPLQRGENPFGPEGYHLRLFCYGVAYSFSLCCAYTSLTFVSPGDATTTWRLATTALSATLAFLLLEERLGLVDGITIAAGLCGLGLVLLPAADENASDSPTDPVVFWRCAFGWSLSALAGLWMALALVSYRSLKERVGVGTALFTVSWTGCLLAPASMALLQEGWSWPSNSTALVVVLALAACSVVAFLGMTHALTRLHPALVSASQSLEVPVAMLLHLAVLPLAPSSAEVVGNIMVVLSVLWLVAMKLLPSRGGGRRQREEYEEILDSPIK; from the coding sequence ATGGAGTCCACTCACCTCCTGGGCGGCTCTAAGAAGAGAGTTAAGATTCACCCTCACACTGTCACCGCAAAATACGCCACACAAACCTCCTACTCACCACAACCTGGCATACACACCCACTTCCCTCAGCCCGGGGATGACGGCTACGATGACGCTCCTTCCTTTGAGGATTTTGGCTCCTTCCTGGAAGAGACCTCAGACAGGAAAAAGCTGACGGAGAATAAGGGGTGGCCGAGGACTCTGTTCGGATCCAGGGACAAAGACAAAGATATGCCCCTGAAAGCCCAAGCCCTGGGAGGTGGAGAGGAGAGTGAGGGGGGACCCAGTGGAACAAAGGGACCCGGCAAGGGTGTAGGGCAGCAGCTGGCCAGTTTCGGCGAGGCGTCTGTTTCCGCGTCTCGGCTAACCTGGGTGGGGCTCATTGGCGCAGCGTTGGCCCATGGCTGTCTGATCGTCCTGACCCGCTTGGCCTCTGAGCAGTTCAGCCTCGGCCCCCTGTTTTTGCTTTTGGTTCGGTCCATCGTCCAGCTCCTATCCGTGGCTGTACCACTGCAGAGAGGGGAGAACCCCTTCGGGCCAGAGGGCTATCATCTACGCCTGTTCTGCTATGGTGTCGCCTACTCATTCTCCCTCTGCTGCGCCTACACCTCTTTGACGTTTGTCTCACCCGGAGACGCCACAACCACTTGGCGGCTGGCAACCACAGCGTTGTCCGCCACCCTGGCCTTCCTGCTCCTGGAGGAGAGGCTTGGATTGGTTGACGGCATCACCATAGCAGCAGGGTTGTGCGGCCTGGGGCTGGTGTTGCTTCCTGCAGCAGATGAGAACGCTTCGGACTCACCGACTGACCCAGTTGTGTTCTGGCGGTGTGCCTTCGGCTGGTCTCTGTCGGCATTGGCTGGGCTGTGGATGGCGCTGGCATTGGTCAGCTACCGTTCGCTGAAGGAGCGGGTGGGAGTTGGTACAGCTCTGTTCACCGTCAGCTGGACTGGCTGTCTGCTGGCCCCAGCCTCCATGGCCCTGCTGCAAGAGGGCTGGTCATGGCCCTCCAACAGCACAGCCTTGGTTGTTGTCCTGGCACTTGCTGCCTGCTCAGTGGTGGCTTTCCTGGGAATGACGCACGCTCTCACCCGACTCCACCCAGCCCTGGTCTCTGCCTCGCAGAGCTTGGAGGTACCCGTTGCCATGTTGCTACACCTGGCCGTGCTGCCGTTGGCGCCCTCCTCCGCTGAGGTTGTCGGAAACATCATGGTGGTGCTGAGTGTTTTGTGGTTGGTGGCGATGAAGCTCCTCCCCTCTCGGGGGGGCGGCCGGAGGCAGAGAGAGGAGTATGAGGAGATTCTGGATTCACCCATCAAATAG